A region from the Triticum aestivum cultivar Chinese Spring chromosome 3D, IWGSC CS RefSeq v2.1, whole genome shotgun sequence genome encodes:
- the LOC123080634 gene encoding glucan endo-1,3-beta-glucosidase, acidic isoform, producing the protein MAGHRACMFSVALALLGVLLGSIPAAVQSIGVCYGVNGDGLPSASEVVQLYQSNGITGMRIYFPDADALQALSGSNIDLIIDVANEDLASLASDRAAATAWVQTNVQAHQGLNIKYIAAGNEVGDQGGDTGNILPAMQNLDAALSAAGLGGIKVSTSVSQGVTAGYPPSQGTFSAGYMGPIAQYLATTGAPLLANVYPYFSYVDNQAQIDINYALFTSPGTVVQDGANAYQNLFDALVDTFYSALESAGAGSVNVVVSESGWPSAGGTAATTDNAQTYNQNLIKHVGQGTPKRPSAIEAYVFAMFNEDKKGPAEIEKHFGLFNPDKSPAYPISF; encoded by the exons ATGGCAGGGCATCGTGCCTGCATGTTTTCGGTGGCGTTGGCCCTTCTTGGAGTGCTTCTGGGATCCATTCCTGCAG CGGTGCAGTCCATCGGCGTGTGCTACGGCGTGAACGGCGACGGCCTGCCCTCGGCCAGCGAAGTCGTGCAGCTCTACCAGTCCAACGGCATCACCGGCATGCGCATCTACTTCCCGGACGCCGACGCCCTGCAGGCCCTCAGCGGCAGCAACATCGACCTCATCATCGACGTGGCCAACGAGgacctcgcctccctcgcctccgaccgcgccgccgccaccgcctgggTCCAGACCAACGTGCAGGCCCACCAGGGCCTCAACATCAAGTACATCGCCGCCGGCAACGAGGTGGGCGACCAGGGCGGCGACACGGGGAACATCCTCCCGGCCATGCAGAACCTCGACGCCGCACTCTCCGCGGCCGGGCTAGGCGGCATCAAGGTGTCCACGTCGGTGTCGCAGGGCGTGACCGCCGGCTACCCTCCCTCCCAAGGCACCTTCTCCGCCGGCTACATGGGACCCATCGCGCAGTACCTGGCCACCACCGGCGCGCCGCTGCTCGCCAACGTTTACCCCTACTTCTCGTACGTGGACAACCAGGCCCAGATCGACATCAACTACGCGCTCTTCACGTCGCCGGGCACCGTGGTGCAGGACGGCGCCAACGCGTACCAGAACCTGTTCGACGCCCTCGTCGACACGTTCTACTCCGCGCTCGAGAGCGCCGGGGCCGGGAGCgtcaacgtggtggtgtcggagagCGGGTGGCCGTCGGCCGGCGGCACGGCGGCGACAACGGACAACGCGCAGACGTACAACCAGAACCTCATCAAACATGTCGGGCAAGGGACGCCCAAGAGGCCCAGTGCCATCGAGGCCTACGTGTTCGCCATGTTCAACGAGGACAAGAAGGGCCCGGCTGAGATCGAGAAGCACTTTGGGCTCTTCAACCCGGACAAATCGCCGGCGTACCCCATCAGTTTCTAA